Below is a genomic region from Microbacterium esteraromaticum.
CCGCGCACCGGAATGGACTGGGAGGTGCAGCCCGACGGCCTCACCAGGCTGCTCGTCCGGGTCGCGAACGACTACTCGGGCGATGTGCCGCTGTACGTCACCGAGAACGGTGCCGCCTACGACGATGAGGTCGGCCCCGACGGGCAGGTGGACGACGCCGAGCGGACGGACTTCCTGCGGGCGCACGTCGAGGCGACACGGGATGCCATCGAGCAGGGCGTCGACGTGCGGGGCTACTTCTACTGGTCGCTGATGGACAACTACGAGTGGGCGTGGGGGTACGCCAAGCGCTTCGGCATCGTGCGCGTCGACTACGAGACGCAGCGGCGGACGATCAAGCAGAGCGGCCGGGAGTACGCTCGGATCATCGCGGCCCGCGCGATCTGACACACCGGCCCCCCAGGCCATCCCGCAAGGACACCCGATGCCCCGACCCACCATCGAAGAGGTCGCCGCCCTCGCAGGCGTCTCCCGCTCCACGGTGTCGCGAGTCGTCAACGGCTCGAGCTCGGTGAGCGCCGAGGCCCTCGCCGCCGTGCAGGACGCCATCGCCCAGCTCCGCTACGCCCCCAACCGCGCCGCGCGCTCGCTCGCGAGCCGGCAGACCCACGCGATCGGGCTGGTGGTCCCCGAGGACACCACGCGCTTCTTCGGCGACCCGTTCCTGGCATCCGTCGTCGCGGGCATCAGCGCCCGCCTGGCCGAGTCGGAGTACATCCTCAACCTGCTCATCGCCAGTGACGACCCCGACGGCAAGATGACGCGCTTCGTGCGCAACGGCGGTGTCGATGCCGCCATCATCGTCTCGCACCACGCCAGCGACTCGTTCGTCGAGCGCATCGCCGAGGCTGTGCCGGTGGTCTTCGGCGGCCGGCCCGCGACGGTGCGTGAGAACGACATCATCGTCGACGTCGACAACGTCACCGCCGCCCGCGATGCCGTCGCCCATCTGATCGCCATGGGCCGGCGGCGGATCGCGACCATCACGGGAACCATGTCGATGTCGGTGAGCGTGGATCGCCGCGACGGCTTCCTCTCCGCCCTGGCGGATGCCGGGCTGCGGCCGGCAGGCGAGATCGACGGCGACTTCAGCGAGCAGGGCGGTGCCGAGGCGGCCCGGCTCCTCCTGCAGCGCGACGAGCGCCCGGACGCGATCTTCGTCGCGAGCGACCTGATGGCCCGCGGCGCCGTCGGAGTGCTGCGCTCGGCGGGACTGCGCGTGCCGGACGACGTGGCGATCATCGGCTTCGACGACTCGCCGCTCGCCGAGGCCTCCGACCTCACGAGTGTGCGTCAGCCGATGTTCACACAGGGCGAGATGCTCGCCGGGATGGTGATCGACCTGCTCGCGGGGCGGCGGCCGGACGCGCTCACGATCCTGCCGACCGAGTTGATCGTTCGGGGCTCAGCGCCCGCAGTGTGAGGTGCAGGGCTGCCGGGTGGGAGTCGTGCGGCATCCGCCTGTCGGAAACCTCGGACCGTTCGCTCCGCAGGCGGTGTGTCGTGCCCCGACACGCCGCGCGACGGGCATCCGGTCTGAGAACCCCGACACGACCGCCCGGATGGACAGCCGCCGATCTGTTGGGTAGACAGGCGGCATGGCATCCATCGATCTGAACTCCGACCTCGGCGAGAACTCCGCCGAGCGCGTCGTGAGCGATGACATCGCGATGCTTCAGATCGTGACGAGCGCGAACGTGTCGTGCGGTTTCCACGCGGGCAGCGCCGAGGGCATCCGCGACACGCTCGCCTCCGCCGTGGCGAAGGGGGTCGTGATCGGCGCGCACCCGTCGTACCTCGACCGCGAGAACTTCGGTCGCACCCCGCGCAACCCCGACCCGCGGGTGCTCCAGGCGGAGACCGAGTACCAACTGGGCGCGCTCATCGCGCTCGCCGGTGCGGTCGGCGCGCGTGTCAGCTACGTCAAGCCGCATGGCGCGCTCTACAACACGATCGCGCGCGACGAGAGTCAGGCTCGGGCGGTGGTCGCGGGCATCCGCTGCGTCGACCCCGGCCTTGTCTTGCTGGGGCTCGCAGGCGGAGTCGCGCTGGAGGTCGCCGCGCGCGCGGGCCTGCAGGTCGCGGCCGAGGCGTTCGCCGACCGCGGCTACCTGGCCGACGGATCACTGGTGCCGCGTTCGCAGCCCGGCGCCGTGCTGCACGATGCCGGAGCGGTGGCGCAGCGGATGGTGCGATTCGTCGAGACCGGGCTGATCGAGGCGGTCGACGGCAGCGACGTGCGCGTCGAGGCCCGGTCGATCTGCGTGCACGGCGACAGTCCTGGTGCGGTGGAGATGGCGGCGGAGACGAGGCGGATGCTGGTGGATGCCGGCATAGAGATCGCCCCGTTCGTCGCGGGCTGAGCGGGCTGATCGCGTGCGCGTGCTGACCGCCTCCGACCGCGCCCTGCTCGTCGAGTGCGCCGACCTCGACGAGGCCATGCGGATGCATCGCGCCTGGGCCGATGTGCCCGGTGTTCTCGAGCGGGTGCCGGGTGCGCGCACGGTGCTCGTGCGGTTCGACCCGCTGCGGACGTCGGCTGACGAGCTCGCGCTCGAGCTGACCGCGGTCGTCGCAGGCGGCTCGGCGCAGGCATCCGGAGTCGAGGTGACCGTGCCGGTGCGCTATGAGGGAGAGGATCTCGGCGACGTGGGCGAGATGCTCGGCGTCTCGACTGCGGAGCTGATCCGAAGGCACAGCGCAGCACGCTGGACGGTCGCGTTCACCGGCTTCGCGCCGGGATTCGGCTATCTCGTGGGCGATGATCCGCTGTTCGACGTTCCGCGCCGCACGTCGCCCCGCACACGTGTGCCCGCCGGATCGGTGGCGCTCGCCGGACGGTTCAGCGGCGTGTACCCGCGCGAGAGCCCTGGCGGATGGCAGCTGATCGGAACCGCGGATGCCGTGATGTGGGACGTGCATCGAGACCCTCCGGCCCTGCTCGCACCCGGCACGGTCGTGCGTTTCGTGGACGCGGAGCGGGCTGCTGTGTCGGGGGTCTCGGATGCTTCGGTCGCGGAGCGGCGTGTCGAGTCGCGGCGCGCGGGTGGTGGGCCGGATGGTCTGGTGGTTCCGACGGGCGCGGGTGCGCGTGCTGCTGTGTCGGGGGTTTCGGATGCTTCGGCCGCGGAGCGGCGTGTCGAGTCGCGGCGCGCGGGTGGTGGGCCGGATGGTCTGGTGGTTCCGGCGGGCGCGGATGAGCGTGCCGTCGAGGTCATCGATCCGGGGCTGCAGCTTCTCGTGCAGGATCTCGGCCGGCCCGGCCACGCCGAGCTCGGGGTTCCGGCATCCGGAGCCGCCGACCGCGTCGCTCTCCGCGACGCGAACCGCGCCGTCGGCAACGCCCCTTCCGCGGCCGTGTTGGAGGGCGTCGGCGCGATCGCACTGGGATTCCGCGGAGCCGGGGTCGCGGCCGTCGCGGGCGCCGATGCCGAGCTCGCGGTGATCCGTGCCGACGGGAGGGCCGTCAGCATCCCTCATGGCGCCCCGTTCGCCGTGGCCGACGGCGACCGGCTCGAGATCGGTCCGCCGATGCGAGGGCTGCGGGTCTCGATCGCGGTGCGCGGCGGCATCCGGATGCCCGATCAGCTGGGCAGCCGATCGACAGACACCCTCTCTGGGATCGGCCCCGCGCCCCTGCGGGCCGGCGACCTCATCGCGATCGGCGACGCCCCGACGACCGCGGTCGAGTCGGCGTCGCCGCCCCGCGAGCTGCCGGCACCCGGTGACCTCACCGTGCTCGACATCACACGTGGTCCCCGCGACGACTGGTTCGTGCGCGATTCGGTCGGGCTGCTGACCGAGCAGGAATGGCTGGTCACTCCGCGCTCCGACAGAGTCGGCATCCGCCTGCACGGCGAGCGTGCTCTGCAACGCGCGATCCCCGACGAACTGCCCAGCGAAGGAGCGGTCGCCGGTGCCATCCAGGTGCCTTCCGACGGGCAGCCCGTGCTGTTCGGTCCCGACCATCCGACGACGGGTGGCTATCCGATCATCGGCGCGCTGACCGACCGTGCCCGCGACCTGGCGGGCCAGCTGCCGCCCGGAGCGCGCATCCGGTTCCGCCTCGCGTCGGGAATCTCAGACGATTCAGCGGGCACACGGCGCGTCGACCCTCGACACGCCTGGTCGCGGCCATTCGGTCAGTGATCCCCCGCACCGTCCACCCGGCCGGCGTGGAAGGTCAGCAGCTGCACCGCCGCCTCTACCGTGGCCTCGAGCACCTCGTCGGGCTCCCCGTCGAGGGCAAGGCGCCGGTGACCGGCGCCGTCGCGTGTCGCCCACCCGAGGAACACGGTTCCCGCGGGGTGCCCGTCCTCGGCATCCGGACCCCCTACGCCCGTCGTCGAGACGCACAGGTCCGCATCGAGCAGCTCGCGCGCGCCGCGAGCGAGCTGCTCGGCGCACTCCGCCGAGGTCGGGTCGCGATCGGCGGGAAAGCCGAGCACCCACTCCTTCACCTCGGGAAGGTACGCCACGACGCCCCCGCTGAACCAGGTGCTCGCCTCGGCGCCGGCGCCGACGGCGCTGGCCAGCGCTCCCGAGGTGAGCGATTCGGCTACCGCCACATGCAGGTGACGGCTTCGGGCGAGATCGGAGAGAGCGGTGACGTCGACCATGTGCCGACGCTACCGCCCGCCCGGGA
It encodes:
- a CDS encoding LacI family DNA-binding transcriptional regulator yields the protein MPRPTIEEVAALAGVSRSTVSRVVNGSSSVSAEALAAVQDAIAQLRYAPNRAARSLASRQTHAIGLVVPEDTTRFFGDPFLASVVAGISARLAESEYILNLLIASDDPDGKMTRFVRNGGVDAAIIVSHHASDSFVERIAEAVPVVFGGRPATVRENDIIVDVDNVTAARDAVAHLIAMGRRRIATITGTMSMSVSVDRRDGFLSALADAGLRPAGEIDGDFSEQGGAEAARLLLQRDERPDAIFVASDLMARGAVGVLRSAGLRVPDDVAIIGFDDSPLAEASDLTSVRQPMFTQGEMLAGMVIDLLAGRRPDALTILPTELIVRGSAPAV
- a CDS encoding LamB/YcsF family protein, producing the protein MASIDLNSDLGENSAERVVSDDIAMLQIVTSANVSCGFHAGSAEGIRDTLASAVAKGVVIGAHPSYLDRENFGRTPRNPDPRVLQAETEYQLGALIALAGAVGARVSYVKPHGALYNTIARDESQARAVVAGIRCVDPGLVLLGLAGGVALEVAARAGLQVAAEAFADRGYLADGSLVPRSQPGAVLHDAGAVAQRMVRFVETGLIEAVDGSDVRVEARSICVHGDSPGAVEMAAETRRMLVDAGIEIAPFVAG
- a CDS encoding urea amidolyase family protein; protein product: MRVLTASDRALLVECADLDEAMRMHRAWADVPGVLERVPGARTVLVRFDPLRTSADELALELTAVVAGGSAQASGVEVTVPVRYEGEDLGDVGEMLGVSTAELIRRHSAARWTVAFTGFAPGFGYLVGDDPLFDVPRRTSPRTRVPAGSVALAGRFSGVYPRESPGGWQLIGTADAVMWDVHRDPPALLAPGTVVRFVDAERAAVSGVSDASVAERRVESRRAGGGPDGLVVPTGAGARAAVSGVSDASAAERRVESRRAGGGPDGLVVPAGADERAVEVIDPGLQLLVQDLGRPGHAELGVPASGAADRVALRDANRAVGNAPSAAVLEGVGAIALGFRGAGVAAVAGADAELAVIRADGRAVSIPHGAPFAVADGDRLEIGPPMRGLRVSIAVRGGIRMPDQLGSRSTDTLSGIGPAPLRAGDLIAIGDAPTTAVESASPPRELPAPGDLTVLDITRGPRDDWFVRDSVGLLTEQEWLVTPRSDRVGIRLHGERALQRAIPDELPSEGAVAGAIQVPSDGQPVLFGPDHPTTGGYPIIGALTDRARDLAGQLPPGARIRFRLASGISDDSAGTRRVDPRHAWSRPFGQ
- a CDS encoding CinA family protein — encoded protein: MVDVTALSDLARSRHLHVAVAESLTSGALASAVGAGAEASTWFSGGVVAYLPEVKEWVLGFPADRDPTSAECAEQLARGARELLDADLCVSTTGVGGPDAEDGHPAGTVFLGWATRDGAGHRRLALDGEPDEVLEATVEAAVQLLTFHAGRVDGAGDH